From Pseudobdellovibrionaceae bacterium, a single genomic window includes:
- the sugE gene encoding quaternary ammonium compound efflux SMR transporter SugE, with translation MSATWSWIILIIAGLFEVCWAIGLKYTDGFTKLIPSIFTLVTLAISMFLLARASQALPIGTAYGVWVGIGALGAALLGIFLFKEPATMSRLFFLGLLLVSIIGLKITSS, from the coding sequence ATGTCAGCAACTTGGTCTTGGATTATTCTTATTATCGCAGGTCTTTTTGAAGTCTGTTGGGCCATCGGCCTTAAATATACAGATGGTTTTACTAAACTTATACCCAGCATTTTCACTCTTGTTACTTTGGCCATCAGCATGTTTTTACTAGCTCGCGCAAGTCAGGCTCTACCTATTGGGACCGCTTATGGTGTGTGGGTCGGCATTGGAGCCTTAGGGGCGGCTTTGCTTGGAATCTTTTTATTCAAAGAACCCGCCACAATGTCTCGTCTGTTTTTTCTTGGTTTATTGCTTGTGTCCATTATCGGTTTGAAAATCACAAGCAGCTAG
- the mutM gene encoding bifunctional DNA-formamidopyrimidine glycosylase/DNA-(apurinic or apyrimidinic site) lyase yields MPELPEVENVRLGLNQYLTKKPLTKVTLLRKDLRFPLPRKELLSLKNHCLLNLERRGKFLIFNFDHLSLFSHLGMTGHWRVEKIHRPIKHDHLILSWKDQNWIYNDPRRFGYIGLHTGQLLKKFGPDPILDDIKSNDLWLKAQGKKQPIKTWLMDQKNILGIGNIYASEVLFACGLHPLRPVHKVTETQWKQILQHTKRILKKSIRLGGSTIKDYRTVDGEKGGFQNTWAVYDKEGLSCKTCKHPIFHLKLSGRATYFCKSCQK; encoded by the coding sequence ATGCCTGAACTTCCAGAAGTTGAAAATGTCCGCTTGGGACTGAATCAGTATTTAACAAAAAAACCGCTCACAAAGGTGACCCTTTTACGCAAAGACTTGCGGTTTCCTTTGCCACGCAAAGAACTTTTGTCTCTGAAGAATCATTGTCTTTTAAATCTTGAACGACGAGGTAAATTTTTGATCTTTAATTTTGATCATCTTTCTTTATTTTCACATCTGGGTATGACGGGGCACTGGCGCGTGGAAAAGATCCATCGCCCCATAAAACACGACCACCTGATTTTATCGTGGAAGGATCAAAATTGGATTTACAACGATCCCAGAAGGTTTGGTTACATAGGACTTCACACAGGCCAACTATTAAAAAAATTTGGTCCCGACCCTATTTTAGATGACATCAAATCCAATGACCTTTGGCTTAAAGCCCAAGGCAAAAAACAACCCATTAAAACCTGGCTGATGGACCAAAAAAATATTTTGGGCATCGGTAATATTTATGCCTCAGAAGTTTTATTTGCCTGTGGGCTCCACCCCCTACGACCAGTCCATAAAGTCACTGAAACTCAATGGAAACAGATCTTACAACACACTAAAAGAATTCTTAAAAAATCCATTCGATTAGGTGGAAGCACCATTAAAGATTATCGCACAGTCGACGGCGAAAAAGGTGGGTTTCAAAATACATGGGCAGTCTATGATAAAGAAGGTCTGTCGTGCAAGACATGTAAGCATCCAATTTTTCACCTTAAACTTTCAGGACGAGCCACTTACTTTTGTAAGTCTTGTCAAAAATAA